A stretch of Perognathus longimembris pacificus isolate PPM17 chromosome 1, ASM2315922v1, whole genome shotgun sequence DNA encodes these proteins:
- the Txndc8 gene encoding thioredoxin domain-containing protein 8 isoform X1, with protein MVQIIKDMNELKEFLKAAGHNLVVVEFSAKWCGPCKAMCPVFHAMSLRYKNVLFANVDVDDAQELAETCHIKGVPTFQMFKKAKKVTLFSRIKRVLCCCRSGLTAKQIYELCGADARKLEEKIQELM; from the exons ATGGTGCAGATTATTAAAGACATG AATGAACTGAAAGAATTTTTGAAGGCTGCTGGGCACAACCTCGTGGTGGTTGAATTCTCAGCAAAATGGTGTGGTCCCTGCAAAGCCATGTGTCCTGTTTTCCAT GCAATGTCTCTGCGATACAAAAACGTACTGTTTGCTAATGTGGATGTGGACGATGCTCAG gaGTTAGCTGAAACTTGTCACATCAAAGGAGTACCCACATTTCAGATGTTCAAGAAAGCCAAGAAG GTAACTCTATTCTCAAGAATCAAACGAGTACTTTGCTGTTGTAGAAGTGGACTCACGGCCAAGCAG ATATATGAACTTTGTGGAGCTGATGCTAGAAAATTGGAAGAGAAGATTCAGGAACTGATGTAA
- the Txndc8 gene encoding thioredoxin domain-containing protein 8 isoform X2: MVQIIKDMNELKEFLKAAGHNLVVVEFSAKWCGPCKAMCPVFHAMSLRYKNVLFANVDVDDAQELAETCHIKGVPTFQMFKKAKKIYELCGADARKLEEKIQELM, encoded by the exons ATGGTGCAGATTATTAAAGACATG AATGAACTGAAAGAATTTTTGAAGGCTGCTGGGCACAACCTCGTGGTGGTTGAATTCTCAGCAAAATGGTGTGGTCCCTGCAAAGCCATGTGTCCTGTTTTCCAT GCAATGTCTCTGCGATACAAAAACGTACTGTTTGCTAATGTGGATGTGGACGATGCTCAG gaGTTAGCTGAAACTTGTCACATCAAAGGAGTACCCACATTTCAGATGTTCAAGAAAGCCAAGAAG ATATATGAACTTTGTGGAGCTGATGCTAGAAAATTGGAAGAGAAGATTCAGGAACTGATGTAA